The genome window GGAACAGGCCGCCGACGATCAGGGGATTCCGACGACCTTGCCGGGGTTGAACAGGTTCAGCGGGTCCAGGGTCTGCTTCACCGCCTGCTGCATGGCCAGCACCTCCGGCGAGAGTTCCAGGCGCATGCCGCCGCGCTTGAGCAGGCCGACCCCGTGCTCGCCGGTGATC of Mycobacteriales bacterium contains these proteins:
- a CDS encoding FAD-linked oxidase C-terminal domain-containing protein produces the protein ITGEHGVGLLKRGGMRLELSPEVLAMQQAVKQTLDPLNLFNPGKVVGIP